tttctaaaaatagagatttttctgtccgataagtgagaaatatttattatgttttgaaGGTAATGTTTAAGGTTaaagaaaaatcaacaaatatttgcttttgtttcataatatgatttttatgactTGTAGAGTTTCATATAGCAGCAATGCAAAGAAACTATCCAATAATACCGCCCTGCATTTGGCCATAGTCCTCCTGTAATAGGAACCCTGAGAAGGAAGTATAATCATAGTGGAGAATCTGGGTACCCTCGTAGTGTCGCACTGATACTGTGTCATATTTCTGTAGCTGGAACACAGCTGTTTGACTCATTGTGTCATAACGGTGCTCAGATCCATAAAGCTTCACGTTAGTCATACGTACGTCATTCACATAAATGCCAACATGTGCATCACTGTCTGTCTCTGTCATCACTGTGGTTGAGAACACATAGATTCCTGACACTGGCACTATGAAGAGTCCATTGTGTTGACTGTAGGGGTCGCCAATGTTGGTCACTACATTGTTAAATTTTAGGATCGGGTTTTGAGAGACATTTGTATGTACGTTCATCATCTTACCATAGAAAGCAATAGGATTCTCATTTTCCCGTCGCGTCCTCAAATTCTGTCCTGAAAAATGGAAAGGAAAATGATcttatttattataatttgatACATTTTCTAAATAGCAATCATTGATTTTGATGAGTTATTAATGCAATTACCTATAGCTGCTTATCCATTCACTAATGCAGTATGTAGTCATTTTTTGCATcattaacagatttatttgttaCTAGATTGTCATGGAAACTGATGTTTGTTAACTTGTACATTGTATGTACAGTTATAtcaaggttaaaggtcagtaattcaaatccttctttgtttcatataaaaaatgacaacttcaggtcgtctttatgtatctttagagaacatcactttttatacgcccgtttgaaaaacgggatgtattatgggaacgcccctggcgggcgggcgggcggcgtcaagactttgtctggagcatatcttctacatgcatgaagggattttgatgaaacttggcacagttgttcaccatcatgagacggagtgtcatgcgcaaaaaccaggtccctaggtctaaggtcaaggtcacacttagaggtcaaaggtcaaattcaagaatgactttgtccggagcatatcttcctCATGCATGGTGGGaatttgatgaaagttggcacaattgttcatcatcatgagatggagtgtcatgcgcaagaaccaggtccctaggtctaaggtcaaggtcacacttagaggtcaaagaatacaaaaaaaagaaaactttgtccggagcatatcttcttcatgcatggagggattttgatataacttggcacaaatgttcaccaccacgaggcggagtgtcatgcgcaagaaccaggtccgtaggtctaaggtcaaggtcacacttagaggtcaaaggatacaagaatgaaaaccttgtctggagcatttcttcttcatgcatagagggattttgatataactttacacaaatgttcaccactacgaggcggagtgtcatgtgcaagaaccaggtccctagatcaaaggtcaaggtcacacttagaggccaaaggtcagatacaagaatgactttgtccgaggcatttcttcttcatgcatggagggattttgatgtaacttggcacaattatacaccatcatgagacaaagtgtcatgcgcagttcccttctttagaattacttccctttgttgttactataaatagcttatattgtaactttttcattactagtcgtagggaaaaatcgagaccacttttctgtagtacaacatgcatgctacatccaattatgaggtgtattttgaccaatctctacctggtaaagatttttgtgtggacttacaattttttggggttttttttttttttttaatttttttttttttaagattatcttcccttagttgttactataaataacttatattataacttttttataattgaccgtagggaaaaaacaagaccacttttctgtggtacaacatagatgttactttcaaattttaggtgtattttaaggtatctctacctctaggagtttttttgtggacttagaaaaacaaatgacttccaatgattactaaacaaccacaaaattaaaattccatttgcaaatacaggtgctagagtaaagaaatttgctgtgacgggcgtatattgtgacattctggcactcttgttcctacacctatttttcatggaagttctatcacaaattaacgaaaaaatgaaaagaaaatagggggttatgtagttcctagtgaaatgccagtcagttgtggtctgctaccctaaaaatggctcatatttgctctcgtccgcgcaataaacacctacttccggtttcgatctgcaaaacttgccatgtgggatgtatgaacatgaaaaccatctcatttcatgcagaaagtattctagtagtgaaaaatggtgattaaagcactcgttctacatgaatttgcgcaaaaaatgggaaaattaggatctatttattatggacttctttcgactacaccatggaagcacattttcgaccgaattactgaccttattcctataagaaatgtttcttatcaaatatcacacaattttcatttctattttca
The sequence above is a segment of the Mercenaria mercenaria strain notata chromosome 3, MADL_Memer_1, whole genome shotgun sequence genome. Coding sequences within it:
- the LOC123524497 gene encoding heavy metal-binding protein HIP-like, giving the protein MSEMVLTILSVCLLQGLFITKTASENVRNEASTLELLLEKVEHLEAQQRKYEEVNRMQELEIQMLKGQILEDKGQNLRTRRENENPIAFYGKMMNVHTNVSQNPILKFNNVVTNIGDPYSQHNGLFIVPVSGIYVFSTTVMTETDSDAHVGIYVNDVRMTNVKLYGSEHRYDTMSQTAVFQLQKYDTVSVRHYEGTQILHYDYTSFSGFLLQEDYGQMQGGIIG